One window from the genome of [Mycobacterium] stephanolepidis encodes:
- a CDS encoding enoyl-CoA hydratase-related protein, giving the protein MIEDRELIVERDGPIVLTMNRPHRRNALSTNMVGQLAQAWDEIDGDDGIRAAIITGAGSAYCVGGDLSDGWMVRDGSAPPLDPAAIGKGLLLTHTLTKPLIAAVNGACLGGGCEMLQQNDIRVADEQATFGLPEVQRGLVPGAGSMVRLKRQIPYTKAMEMILTGEPLTAQEAYHFGLVGHVVPAGTALDKARSLAERAVRNDPLAVRNAKEAVVHSGWIAEEDARAIEARLTRQVISSADAREGLTAFREKREARFTGQ; this is encoded by the coding sequence ATGATCGAAGATCGAGAACTCATCGTCGAGCGTGACGGCCCGATCGTCTTGACCATGAACCGTCCGCATCGACGAAATGCGCTGTCCACCAACATGGTGGGACAGCTCGCCCAGGCCTGGGACGAGATCGACGGGGACGACGGCATCCGGGCGGCCATCATCACCGGCGCCGGTAGCGCCTACTGCGTAGGAGGTGATCTCAGTGATGGCTGGATGGTCCGGGACGGCTCCGCGCCGCCACTCGACCCCGCCGCCATAGGCAAGGGACTGCTACTCACCCATACCCTGACCAAGCCGCTCATCGCGGCGGTCAACGGCGCGTGCCTGGGTGGCGGATGTGAAATGTTGCAGCAGAACGATATCCGTGTTGCCGACGAGCAGGCAACGTTCGGCCTTCCGGAGGTGCAGCGTGGGCTGGTGCCCGGTGCCGGGTCCATGGTCCGGCTCAAACGGCAGATTCCCTACACCAAGGCCATGGAGATGATCCTCACGGGCGAGCCGCTCACCGCTCAAGAGGCCTATCATTTCGGCCTGGTGGGCCACGTGGTCCCAGCGGGCACCGCATTGGACAAGGCGCGCAGCCTCGCCGAACGCGCGGTGCGCAATGACCCTCTGGCGGTGCGCAATGCCAAGGAAGCCGTGGTGCACAGCGGTTGGATCGCCGAGGAAGACGCCCGCGCGATCGAGGCCCGCCTGACCCGCCAGGTAATCAGCTCCGCCGATGCGCGCGAGGGGTTGACCGCATTCCGCGAGAAGAGAGAGGCGCGGTTCACCGGGCAATGA
- a CDS encoding thiolase domain-containing protein, which yields MSARVAVVGVGQSKQAKKREVSIAALVREAVDGALADAELTFGDIDAIVLAKTPDLFDGVMNPELYLADAMGARGLPVTRVFTGGSVGGHAAIYAAHLVQAGLAGRVLVVAYSKESEGNFTWALSRPLPFSAQLGAGAGGHFAPVIREYIRRSGAPEHIGWQVAVNHRLNAIRNPYAHIHKPDITVEEVRSSPMLWDPIRFLESCPSSDGSCAVVVSSELFATHAPRPPAWIHGTGWRTETGHFAGRDEVNPRAGQECAAAAYREAGITDPATEADVSELYIPYSWYEPMWMENIGLAPEGSGWRAVDEGHTAFEGRHPINPSGGVLSGNPTGATGLLRFAEAALQVRGLAGEHQVDGARRAIGHAMGGASQFHALWVVGCDKP from the coding sequence ATGAGCGCCCGCGTCGCCGTAGTCGGTGTCGGACAAAGCAAGCAGGCCAAGAAGCGTGAGGTCAGCATCGCGGCCCTGGTCCGCGAAGCGGTGGACGGCGCGCTGGCCGATGCAGAGCTGACGTTCGGTGATATCGACGCGATCGTGCTCGCCAAGACTCCCGATCTCTTCGACGGCGTGATGAACCCCGAGCTATACCTCGCCGACGCGATGGGCGCGCGCGGACTGCCGGTCACCCGGGTGTTCACCGGTGGCAGCGTCGGAGGGCATGCGGCCATCTATGCCGCACATCTGGTGCAGGCGGGACTTGCCGGAAGGGTGTTGGTGGTCGCGTATTCCAAAGAGTCAGAAGGCAACTTCACCTGGGCACTGTCCCGGCCGCTGCCGTTCAGTGCCCAGCTGGGTGCCGGCGCGGGTGGGCATTTCGCACCCGTTATCCGCGAATACATCCGCCGCTCGGGTGCCCCGGAACACATCGGCTGGCAAGTCGCGGTGAATCATCGTCTCAACGCCATCCGTAACCCCTACGCACATATCCACAAACCCGATATCACCGTCGAGGAGGTACGCAGCTCGCCGATGCTCTGGGATCCCATCCGGTTCCTGGAATCCTGCCCGTCATCCGACGGCTCGTGTGCGGTCGTCGTCTCTTCCGAACTGTTCGCGACGCATGCGCCGCGACCGCCCGCCTGGATTCACGGCACCGGATGGCGCACCGAGACAGGACATTTCGCAGGCCGCGATGAGGTGAATCCACGTGCCGGGCAGGAGTGCGCCGCCGCGGCGTACCGCGAGGCGGGGATCACCGACCCGGCCACCGAGGCAGACGTATCCGAGCTCTACATCCCCTACAGTTGGTATGAGCCGATGTGGATGGAGAACATCGGACTGGCTCCCGAGGGATCGGGCTGGCGCGCCGTCGACGAGGGCCACACCGCGTTCGAGGGCAGACATCCGATCAATCCGTCCGGTGGTGTGCTCTCGGGCAACCCCACCGGCGCGACCGGCCTGCTTCGGTTCGCCGAGGCCGCGTTGCAGGTGCGCGGGCTGGCGGGAGAACATCAAGTCGACGGTGCCAGACGCGCGATAGGCCATGCCATGGGCGGCGCATCGCAGTTCCATGCTTTGTGGGTGGTGGGGTGCGACAAACCATGA
- a CDS encoding TetR/AcrR family transcriptional regulator, whose protein sequence is MTDIASETATAAHDSTDQRLLSAAERLFAERGVDAVSLRAIMAAAGTNVASVHYHFGSKERLIEALLDKYLNQLEKRRFALLDIAEKTGTLRAIAEAIVVPLSEIGEEGGTAWLSTLGKLLIGGHPALIPMSVSFQPQAARLQELIVRLRPNASLPSIRFGVTQAVTLTCVVLGDIAHTNRLMSLSGTYLDDGQMNAQLIDMVTAILAGPPAED, encoded by the coding sequence ATGACCGACATAGCATCTGAAACAGCCACCGCTGCACATGATTCCACCGATCAGCGATTGCTCAGCGCCGCCGAGCGGCTGTTCGCCGAACGTGGTGTGGATGCGGTGTCACTACGCGCCATCATGGCGGCGGCCGGCACCAATGTCGCGTCGGTGCACTATCACTTCGGGTCCAAGGAGCGTCTGATCGAGGCGCTGCTCGATAAATACTTGAATCAGCTCGAAAAGCGCCGGTTCGCGTTGTTGGACATCGCCGAGAAGACCGGGACACTGCGCGCCATCGCCGAGGCGATCGTCGTCCCGCTGTCGGAAATCGGCGAAGAGGGCGGAACCGCATGGCTTTCCACCCTCGGCAAGCTCCTCATCGGCGGGCACCCCGCATTGATCCCGATGAGTGTGAGTTTTCAACCTCAAGCCGCGCGACTTCAGGAGCTGATCGTGCGGCTGCGCCCGAACGCCTCACTGCCGTCAATCCGATTCGGGGTCACCCAGGCGGTCACACTGACCTGCGTAGTTCTTGGCGACATCGCGCACACCAATCGACTGATGTCCCTGAGTGGCACCTATCTCGACGACGGGCAGATGAATGCGCAGCTCATCGACATGGTGACCGCTATCCTGGCCGGACCTCCGGCAGAGGACTAG
- a CDS encoding ABC transporter substrate-binding protein, whose product MATAGWRVIAAMLTLLALAGCSRNQSPPPAAPPTLTPDGFPLSIPHRYGGAFLATRPNRVVTLGWNDQDLVQSLGTKPVGVRSTLPEYPMYPWVVPEVSYPPVVSGSELNFDAIAAAKPDVILATGADIDRPSYDRLTKIAPTVVSEDRIDRAETPWYTQLFTIGRALGKSDRARMRSEEVGTRYNQIRTGHQHWVNRTAVVDWVADGQGTFLLGFRDPRRAVFDGLGFLSQRYSGHVPDGELKAKADEDLLVVVGATEQQAKSTNGLADLRAVTEGRAVYIPADSPVVNALRLGGPLARIYALEQLTPQLEKALKPPPPR is encoded by the coding sequence ATGGCAACAGCCGGATGGCGCGTCATTGCCGCGATGCTGACGCTGCTGGCCCTTGCCGGGTGTTCTCGCAACCAAAGTCCGCCGCCCGCCGCGCCGCCGACGTTGACTCCGGACGGCTTCCCGCTCAGCATCCCCCACAGGTACGGCGGAGCATTCCTCGCGACACGACCTAACCGCGTCGTCACCCTCGGATGGAACGACCAAGACTTGGTGCAGTCGTTGGGCACCAAACCCGTCGGCGTCCGGTCCACGCTGCCGGAGTATCCGATGTACCCCTGGGTCGTTCCGGAGGTCTCCTATCCCCCCGTCGTCTCGGGCTCAGAGCTGAACTTCGACGCCATCGCCGCCGCCAAACCCGATGTCATCCTGGCCACCGGCGCCGATATCGACAGACCCAGTTACGACAGATTGACGAAGATCGCGCCGACGGTGGTCTCGGAGGACCGAATCGATCGTGCCGAGACACCTTGGTATACACAGCTCTTCACCATTGGCCGGGCCCTGGGCAAGTCCGATCGGGCGCGCATGCGATCCGAAGAGGTTGGGACTCGGTACAACCAGATACGTACCGGGCACCAGCATTGGGTCAACCGCACGGCGGTGGTCGATTGGGTCGCAGACGGACAAGGCACCTTCCTGTTGGGTTTCCGCGACCCACGTCGCGCAGTCTTCGACGGACTGGGGTTCCTGAGCCAGCGATACTCCGGCCACGTACCGGATGGCGAACTGAAGGCCAAGGCCGACGAGGACCTCCTGGTGGTGGTGGGAGCCACCGAACAGCAGGCGAAGTCCACCAATGGTCTTGCAGATCTACGTGCGGTCACCGAGGGGCGCGCCGTCTACATCCCGGCAGACAGTCCGGTGGTGAACGCCCTTCGGCTCGGCGGCCCACTGGCTCGGATCTATGCGCTGGAACAACTGACGCCTCAGCTCGAAAAGGCCTTGAAGCCACCCCCTCCGCGATAA
- a CDS encoding lipid-transfer protein, which translates to MRDVAVVSFAQSACTAANLRDDMAEILLPVVREALEQVALRRADIDFYASGSHDFFEGRTFAYIESLDAVGAWPPISESHVEMDAAWACYEAWSWLQLGHGDIALVYGIGRGALPADLDQVAPASLDPYYLTPLHPHRHAIAGLQATAVIEAGITTEREMADVVNQSLTDALSNPFALRAGAPGVESLLDQPYIASPLRPHDVAPVGDGAAVLILATGDVARRLARRPAWIRAIDHRMDTHYPGSRDLAVVDSARIAAEKAAAMAGFTAASVEVAELHTEYSYVEPLLTKTFGIDNVLVNPSGGPLAGAPATATGLIRIGESARVIMQGRATRALAHATNGSALQHNLVCLMEASG; encoded by the coding sequence ATGCGTGATGTTGCCGTGGTTTCTTTTGCCCAATCGGCTTGTACTGCAGCAAATCTACGCGACGATATGGCCGAGATTCTGTTACCCGTGGTCCGCGAGGCCCTTGAGCAGGTAGCACTGCGCCGTGCGGACATCGACTTCTACGCCTCGGGTAGCCATGACTTTTTCGAGGGCCGTACCTTCGCGTACATCGAGTCCCTCGACGCTGTCGGCGCCTGGCCTCCGATATCGGAATCCCATGTCGAAATGGATGCCGCATGGGCGTGTTACGAGGCCTGGTCATGGCTCCAACTGGGCCACGGCGATATCGCCCTGGTGTACGGCATCGGCCGCGGCGCGCTGCCCGCCGACCTGGACCAGGTGGCGCCCGCTTCACTGGATCCCTACTATCTGACTCCCCTTCATCCGCATCGGCATGCAATCGCCGGCCTGCAGGCGACGGCCGTCATCGAGGCCGGTATCACCACAGAGCGCGAGATGGCCGATGTGGTGAACCAATCACTGACCGATGCTTTGTCAAATCCCTTCGCGCTCAGGGCAGGTGCTCCGGGGGTCGAATCGCTGCTGGATCAGCCGTACATCGCCTCGCCACTGCGTCCACACGATGTGGCACCGGTCGGTGACGGCGCCGCAGTGCTGATCCTGGCCACCGGTGACGTGGCACGTCGCCTGGCCCGGCGTCCGGCGTGGATCAGGGCGATCGATCACCGGATGGACACGCACTATCCCGGATCGCGGGACCTCGCGGTAGTGGACTCGGCACGCATCGCCGCCGAGAAGGCAGCTGCCATGGCCGGTTTCACTGCCGCCAGTGTGGAAGTCGCCGAGCTGCACACCGAATACAGTTATGTGGAACCGCTACTCACCAAAACCTTTGGCATCGACAACGTGCTCGTGAATCCATCCGGTGGGCCGCTGGCGGGTGCACCCGCCACCGCTACCGGCTTGATCCGCATTGGCGAATCGGCTCGCGTGATCATGCAGGGGCGAGCCACTCGAGCACTTGCCCATGCCACCAACGGCTCTGCGCTGCAGCACAATCTGGTGTGTCTCATGGAGGCGAGCGGATGA
- a CDS encoding OB-fold domain-containing protein produces MTDQSSESLRAPYTIEFGFERTVGPKIGAFLGGLRDARLFGVRTIHGQVLCPVLEFDPADAGPTGELVELEPKGVVLQWTWVRSRPADELQDDFAWALIRIDGTTNAMFHAVDVGGNPLTMKTGLPVVARWRPDRVGAITDIVCFEPVGRL; encoded by the coding sequence GTGACCGACCAATCCTCCGAATCCCTGCGCGCGCCGTACACGATCGAGTTCGGATTTGAACGCACCGTCGGCCCCAAGATCGGCGCCTTCCTCGGCGGGCTACGCGACGCGCGACTGTTCGGAGTGCGGACGATCCATGGCCAGGTGTTGTGCCCGGTGCTCGAGTTCGACCCGGCCGATGCCGGCCCTACCGGCGAATTGGTGGAACTCGAACCCAAGGGCGTTGTCCTGCAATGGACCTGGGTGCGGTCACGGCCGGCAGACGAGCTGCAGGATGATTTCGCATGGGCGCTTATCCGCATAGACGGAACCACTAACGCGATGTTCCACGCCGTCGATGTCGGCGGCAATCCCCTGACCATGAAAACGGGACTGCCCGTTGTCGCACGATGGCGCCCGGACCGTGTTGGCGCCATCACCGATATCGTCTGCTTCGAACCGGTGGGCCGGCTGTGA
- a CDS encoding Zn-ribbon domain-containing OB-fold protein, producing the protein MTALPEPVSSIASPFRMDYTYVAGSGRSIFLRGLAQRRLLARQCPGCERAYCPAPQFCSRCLTELGEPYPLAGTGTVETFCIVSFPFPGQVFTPPYAVAHIQLHGADNRLMHMIGDTEPDLVHIGMTVEPVWVTDENLGASMQSIRYFRPVSNEAAHA; encoded by the coding sequence GTGACCGCACTACCCGAACCGGTGTCCTCGATCGCCAGTCCGTTTCGCATGGACTACACCTATGTCGCTGGATCCGGTCGTTCGATCTTCCTGCGCGGACTGGCGCAGAGACGCCTGCTGGCACGCCAATGCCCTGGCTGTGAACGCGCGTACTGTCCTGCGCCGCAATTCTGTTCGCGGTGCCTGACGGAACTGGGTGAGCCGTACCCCCTTGCGGGGACGGGAACGGTGGAGACCTTCTGCATCGTGAGCTTCCCCTTTCCGGGGCAAGTGTTCACGCCGCCCTACGCAGTGGCGCACATCCAGTTGCACGGCGCCGACAACAGACTCATGCACATGATCGGAGATACCGAGCCGGACCTCGTCCACATCGGCATGACCGTAGAGCCGGTCTGGGTGACCGACGAGAACCTCGGTGCCAGCATGCAGAGCATCCGCTACTTCCGGCCGGTATCGAACGAGGCCGCCCATGCGTGA
- a CDS encoding pyridoxal phosphate-dependent aminotransferase, producing the protein MNPKTVKRLRPFGATIFAEMSALAVRHDAINLGQGFPDEDGPASMLDAAQQAIRSGLNQYPPGLGVPELRRAIAADRLARYGEELDPDTQVLVTVGATEAIAGAVLGLVEPGSEVILIEPYYDSYAAVVAMAGAVRVPVPLVPDGAGFALDTDALAAAITPRTAALIINSPHNPTGKVFTDSELARVAELAVEHDLLVISDEVYERLLFDRRTQTPMAGLPGMADRTVTISSAAKTFNCTGWKIGWACGTTELITGVRAAKQFLSYVGGAPFQPAVAVALDTEQAWVKNLRESLQRRRDRLTEALTGLGFEVHSSHGGYFVCADPRPLGFSDSAELCRRLPETVGVAAVPVSAFCDPNTDTADQWNHLVRFTFAKRDAVIDEAISRLARLGG; encoded by the coding sequence GTGAACCCGAAGACCGTCAAACGATTGCGCCCCTTCGGCGCAACGATCTTCGCCGAGATGTCGGCCCTCGCCGTCCGACACGACGCAATCAATCTGGGCCAGGGTTTCCCCGACGAAGACGGGCCCGCATCCATGCTGGACGCGGCACAGCAGGCCATCCGTTCGGGCCTCAATCAATACCCGCCCGGGTTGGGCGTTCCCGAACTGCGCCGGGCCATCGCCGCCGACCGACTCGCCCGCTATGGCGAGGAACTCGATCCGGATACGCAGGTGCTGGTCACCGTCGGCGCCACCGAAGCAATCGCGGGCGCGGTCCTCGGCCTCGTCGAACCCGGCTCCGAGGTCATTTTGATCGAGCCTTACTACGACTCGTATGCCGCCGTGGTGGCCATGGCGGGCGCCGTCCGCGTCCCGGTGCCACTCGTTCCCGACGGAGCGGGCTTCGCATTAGACACCGACGCGCTCGCGGCCGCCATCACACCCCGGACCGCGGCACTGATCATCAACTCTCCGCACAATCCCACGGGCAAGGTGTTCACCGACTCCGAGTTGGCACGGGTCGCTGAGCTGGCGGTCGAACACGATCTGCTGGTCATTTCCGACGAGGTGTACGAGCGATTGCTCTTCGATAGGCGCACCCAGACACCCATGGCCGGTCTGCCCGGGATGGCCGATCGCACCGTGACGATCTCCAGCGCCGCCAAGACGTTCAACTGCACCGGCTGGAAGATCGGCTGGGCTTGTGGCACAACAGAGTTGATCACGGGCGTGCGCGCCGCCAAGCAGTTCCTTTCCTACGTCGGCGGTGCGCCGTTTCAGCCGGCGGTAGCGGTAGCCCTCGACACCGAACAGGCCTGGGTGAAGAATCTACGAGAGTCCTTGCAGCGCAGGCGCGATCGTCTCACTGAGGCGCTCACCGGCCTGGGCTTCGAGGTGCACAGCAGCCACGGCGGGTACTTCGTCTGCGCAGATCCGCGCCCCCTGGGATTCAGCGACAGCGCAGAACTTTGTCGGCGCCTACCGGAAACCGTTGGCGTAGCAGCGGTTCCGGTAAGCGCCTTTTGCGACCCCAACACCGACACGGCCGATCAATGGAATCACCTGGTGCGGTTCACCTTTGCAAAACGTGACGCGGTGATCGACGAGGCGATATCCCGCCTGGCCCGGCTAGGAGGTTAG
- a CDS encoding CaiB/BaiF CoA transferase family protein, with product MADTGVKTGPLAGVKVIELGGIGPGPHAAMMLSDLGADVIRVRRPGGLAIPAEETDLFHRGKRLVNLDVKKDPEALLALVDKADVLLDPFRPGVCERIGIGPEECAKRNPRLIFARMTGWGQNGPMADRAGHDINYLSLTGALGSMGYKDRPPMPPMNLVADFGGGSMLLVQGILAALYEREKSGKGQVIDGAMVDGVSQLAQMQWTMYNNGLLFDERESGLLDGGAPFYGTYETADGKYMAVGSIEPQFFAILVQGLGLDPDSVPFQLDKARYPEMRKLFDDAFKTKTRDEWTDIFIGTDACVSPVLTWGEAKQNAHLRDRGTITDVNGVTQAAPAPRFSRTPSGPIEAPPKDTTELTDIGW from the coding sequence ATGGCTGACACTGGTGTCAAGACAGGCCCTCTCGCGGGCGTAAAGGTGATCGAGCTCGGCGGTATCGGCCCTGGGCCGCATGCGGCGATGATGTTGTCCGACTTGGGGGCAGACGTCATTCGGGTGCGCCGTCCCGGGGGTCTTGCCATCCCCGCCGAGGAGACGGATCTGTTTCACCGCGGGAAGCGCCTGGTCAACCTGGACGTCAAGAAAGACCCGGAGGCGCTGCTGGCGCTTGTCGACAAGGCCGATGTACTGCTGGATCCTTTCCGGCCCGGGGTGTGCGAGCGAATCGGGATCGGACCGGAGGAGTGCGCCAAGCGCAACCCGCGGCTGATCTTCGCCCGGATGACGGGCTGGGGCCAGAATGGCCCGATGGCCGACCGTGCGGGCCACGACATCAACTACCTGTCGCTGACCGGCGCTCTGGGGTCGATGGGCTACAAGGACCGTCCGCCGATGCCGCCGATGAACCTCGTAGCGGACTTCGGTGGTGGCTCAATGCTTTTGGTGCAGGGCATCCTGGCTGCCCTGTACGAGCGTGAGAAGTCGGGCAAGGGGCAGGTCATCGATGGTGCGATGGTCGACGGAGTGAGCCAGCTGGCTCAGATGCAGTGGACGATGTACAACAACGGCCTGCTGTTCGACGAGCGGGAGTCGGGGCTGCTCGACGGTGGGGCACCGTTCTACGGCACCTACGAGACCGCCGATGGCAAGTACATGGCGGTGGGATCCATCGAGCCGCAGTTCTTCGCGATTTTGGTGCAGGGCCTGGGGCTGGACCCCGACAGTGTTCCGTTCCAGCTCGACAAGGCGCGCTACCCCGAGATGCGCAAGCTGTTCGACGATGCGTTCAAGACCAAGACCCGTGACGAATGGACCGACATCTTCATCGGTACCGACGCCTGCGTGTCACCCGTGCTCACCTGGGGCGAGGCCAAGCAGAACGCGCACCTTCGCGATCGCGGCACCATCACCGATGTCAACGGCGTGACCCAGGCCGCGCCGGCGCCGCGCTTCTCGCGGACGCCGAGCGGGCCCATCGAGGCGCCGCCGAAGGACACGACCGAGCTCACCGATATCGGCTGGTGA
- a CDS encoding alpha/beta hydrolase has protein sequence MTTARHAAESRLATAVTYAGPEWMGKANWHSVAETYLFKAVGKPGLYALTRLMLAVNRRFPDALLNRRYDGLERLMGWVPGVSGTRTETVQLPNCVAEWTWNAKNEPGPDAPVVIYFHGSAFIALGINSHRPLVSHIARDSGARALSVGYRLCPRNLVEDAVADGVDAYRYVLSQGVAPENIVLAGDSAGGFLAAMTAIAVRDEGLTPPAGCVLISAATNNDMEPKYAAAKRVGDAMFPVDFLKMINDVFLLRNGAREPGPCPADADLTGLGPFLLQVGSQEALRPDSELLAERLVAAGVPVRLQIFDRAIHVFQVFAATNPDARRAVGEITEFIKILPGLAKARQRPDAIATGLTS, from the coding sequence ATGACCACTGCCCGACACGCCGCCGAATCCCGGCTGGCCACCGCCGTCACCTACGCGGGGCCGGAATGGATGGGCAAGGCCAATTGGCATTCGGTGGCCGAGACCTATCTGTTCAAGGCGGTGGGTAAGCCGGGTCTTTATGCGCTGACCCGCTTGATGCTGGCCGTCAACCGCCGGTTCCCCGATGCCCTGCTGAATCGGCGATACGACGGACTTGAGCGTCTCATGGGCTGGGTGCCCGGTGTGTCCGGAACCCGCACGGAGACTGTGCAGTTGCCGAACTGCGTGGCCGAATGGACGTGGAATGCCAAGAATGAGCCGGGGCCGGACGCGCCGGTGGTCATCTACTTCCACGGGTCGGCATTCATCGCGTTGGGGATCAACAGCCATCGGCCGTTGGTCAGCCATATCGCGCGGGACTCCGGTGCGAGGGCGCTGAGCGTGGGCTACCGGTTGTGCCCGCGCAACCTGGTCGAAGACGCCGTCGCCGACGGCGTCGATGCGTACCGCTACGTACTGAGCCAGGGCGTCGCCCCCGAGAACATCGTGCTCGCAGGCGATTCGGCCGGAGGCTTCCTGGCGGCCATGACCGCCATCGCGGTGCGCGATGAGGGCTTGACACCGCCCGCGGGATGCGTGCTGATCTCGGCGGCCACCAACAACGACATGGAGCCGAAATACGCTGCCGCCAAACGCGTCGGCGATGCCATGTTCCCCGTCGACTTCTTGAAGATGATCAACGACGTGTTCCTGCTGCGCAACGGCGCACGCGAGCCCGGGCCGTGCCCGGCGGATGCCGACCTGACCGGACTGGGCCCGTTCCTGCTGCAGGTCGGCTCACAGGAAGCGTTGCGGCCGGACTCCGAACTGCTGGCGGAACGTCTTGTCGCTGCGGGAGTTCCGGTGCGGTTGCAGATATTCGACCGTGCTATTCACGTGTTCCAGGTGTTCGCGGCGACCAACCCCGACGCCCGGCGCGCGGTGGGAGAGATCACCGAGTTCATCAAGATCCTGCCGGGACTGGCCAAGGCGCGCCAGCGCCCCGACGCGATCGCGACCGGTCTAACCTCCTAG